One Trichosurus vulpecula isolate mTriVul1 chromosome 7, mTriVul1.pri, whole genome shotgun sequence genomic region harbors:
- the ENPP5 gene encoding ectonucleotide pyrophosphatase/phosphodiesterase family member 5: protein MDSKFCLVFFTLSALTFSITFSHQQDEQKVLLVSFDGFRWDYIYRVPTPHFDFIMEHGVHVKKVTNVFVTTTYPNHYTLVTGLYPESHGIIANDMYDSIWNETFSLEDMKIYDSEFWEEAVPIWITNQRAGHDTGAAMWPGTDVKIHEEFPTYYMPYNESVSFEDRVARLIEWFKLKKPINLALLYWEDPDEMGHNLGPDNPLMDSVISDIDSKLGYLIKELMKEKLWNTLNLIITSDHGMTQCSGEKIIELDRYVDPNDYFLIDHSPVRAILPKKGKFDKIYAALSNAHPNLTVYKKEDIPERFHYKHHHRVQPILIMADKGWTIIQNRSNSFMLGNHGYDNEFSDMHPLFLAHGPAFKKNVSKDSMNSTDLYPLLCHILDIPPMPHNGSLANIEELLSETVPTVIPHSMKTPQSNENRRIYKLQSYAYFVGVFLGSMIVIVFLLVFVKHLTHSQMPTIQERNAEIAQPLLWS from the exons atggaTTCAAAATTCTGCCTTGTGTTTTTCACACtctctgcattaacattttcaaTCACATTTTCTCACCAACAAGATGAGCAGAAAGTTCTGCTTGTTTCTTTCGATGGATTCCGTTGGGATTACATCTACAGAGTCCCCACACCCCATTTTGATTTCATCATGGAGCATGGTGTTCATGTCAAGAAAGTTACTAATGTTTTTGTTACAACTACTTATCCTAATCACTACACTTTGGTGACTGGTCTTTACCCAGAGAGTCATGGCATAATTGCCAATGACATGTATGATTCTATCTGGAATGAAACCTTCTCCTTGGAAGACATGAAGATCTATGATTCAGAATTTTGGGAAGAGGCAGTTCCAATATGGATTACAAATCAAAGAGCCGGCCATGACACTGGTGCTGCAATGTGGCCTGGAACGGATGTAAAAATACACGAAGAATTTCCTACTTATTATATGCCTTACAATGAGTCTGTTTCATTTGAAGACAGAGTGGCAAGACTTATTGAATGGTTTAAATTAAAGAAACCTATAAATCTTGCTCTTCTTTACTGGGAGGATCCCGATGAGATGGGCCATAATCTAGGTCCTGACAATCCACTCATGGACTCTGTCATTTCTGATATTGACAGTAAGTTAGGATACCTGATCAAAGAGCTGATGAAAGAAAAGTTGTGGAATACCTTGAACTTAATTATCACAAGTGATCATGGGATGACACAGTGTTCTGGGGAAAAGATCATAGAACTTGACCGATATGTTGATCCAAATGACTATTTTCTGATAGACCATTCACCAGTTAGAGCCATTTTGCCAAAAAAAG GTAAATTTGATAAGATTTATGCAGCACTGAGTAATGCTCATCCTAACCTGACTGTTTACAAAAAGGAAGACATTCCAGAAAGATTTCATTACAAGCACCATCATAGAGTTCAACCCATCTTGATAATGGCTGACAAAGGATGGACCATTATACAGAATAGATCCAATTCATTCATGT TAGGTAATCATGGTTATGACAATGAATTTTCTGATATGCATCCATTGTTCTTGGCCCATGGTCCTGCTTTCAAGAAGAATGTTTCAAAGGACTCCATGAACTCAACAGACCTGTACCCGCTGCTGTGCCATATTCTTGACATTCCTCCAATGCCACACAATGGATCACTGGCAAATATAGAGGAACTGCTTTCTGAAACAGTCCCCACAGTGATTCCACATAGTATGAAGACTCCACAGAGCAATGAGAACCGAAGGATTTATAAGCTGCAGTCATATGCATACTTTGTGGGAGTCTTCCTTGGTAGCATGATAGTGATTGTGTTTCTTCtagtatttgttaaacatttaactcACAGCCAAATGCCCACCATACAAGAGCGGAATGCTGAAATAGCTCAGCCATTGCTATGGTCTTAA